From the genome of Capsicum annuum cultivar UCD-10X-F1 chromosome 4, UCD10Xv1.1, whole genome shotgun sequence:
ttttggggcgtgacaagaGCTGTCAATACGGGTCGACCCAACCCATCTGAGCTAGTCCACACGGTCTTTGAGTTTGACGGGTTAGACCGGGTCTAGCCCATCAAAATGATGGGTTGATGGGCCAAAAACCACCAAGTCCACACCATTACTCTGTGGGCCTTATGAGCCaactcactttttaaaaaataatattttataatttgattttagaatgttaataaacataaatattaccagacaatattatatagtgttaatacttgttaatcaagtctctaacacccaaaaaaaatactcctaatagcgaaattaaataacttttgacatgatatccttcgaaccaaataaaaatactaataagaaatctaaatagttgcatgtatttgactcACGGGCCGGTCCATGAGCTAGCCCAACTTACATTGCTCAAACCCCATGCGCCACAGCCTTATTCGGGTTGGACTAAAAAGCCCTGTTCTTAAATGGGCTGCAAAAACGGAAgcccaactccatcaaattatAGGCCGGATCGAGCCGTCCCAACGGGCCTGACCCATATTGATGACTCTAATATccttcaaattaaataaaaatattaataaacaatctaaatagTTATATGTATTTAACTTACGAATCGGTCCACGGGCTAACTCAACCCATATTGTTCAAGTCCTACAGATTTATTTGGGTCGGGCTAAAAAATTTTGTTCTTAAATGAACTGCAAAAATTGAAGCCCAACTCTATTAAATTATATACTGGGTCGAACCGATCCAACGAGCCTGACTCATAATGACGACtctattcaaaatatattagagaGTATATACATGTCATTTATCAAAGTGTAaggtatatatgtaattttttcatttttactaaAAAAAGGCATGAAAATAGTATTCTCTCTATTCCACAATAagtcaattattaaattttaacacacatattaaaaaataaaaacaaaaacataaatttatgaTGTTTTTTCAGTTTTACCCTCTTAAAagcaaatatttaattttgtcaCTCCAATGTGGGTAaatttgaaatggagggagtataacaATTAGTCAAATTATAAAAGTCAAGTTTCCCGGCGTTGTACCGGAAAGTTGATCGGAGATTAGCAATGTCAACTAGACAAGTCTACCGGAGAATTCATCATTTGTGGAGTTTTCACCCTATATTTCTACGAACAAACAAAACGGTGCCGTCCTTTCATAACCAAATCCATACAGTATCCGACGAAGAAGACAACTGCGCCGCCGTAAAAGTGCAAGCCCTTCTCAAGAATGAAGAAGCAGATAAAAAATCAGTAAGCGACATTTTCAAATCTCTTAGTCAATGCAATTTCACATTATCCGAAGACTTTATTCTAAGCGTGCTTAAACGACATCGTTCTGATTGGAAACCCGCTTTTACCTTCTTCAAATGGGTATTAGGAAGTGGGTATTCACCTAGGACTGGATCTTTCAATGAAATTATCGATATTCTTGGACGTATGAGACGTTTCGATGAACTCAACCAACTGTTCGACGAAATGTCTAAGAGAGAAAATTTAGTTAATGAAACAACTTATGGCATTGTTGTTAATAGATATGCTGCAGCCCATAAAGTTGATGATGCAATAGGTATGTTTTATAAGAGGAAAATTTTGGGTTTGGAGCCTGATTTAATTGCTTTTCAGACGCTTCTTGTGTGTTTGTGCCGGTATAAGCATGTTGAAGCAGCGGAATTCTTGTTCCATAATAAGAAAAATGAGTTTAAGGATGATATTAAGACGTGGAATATTATTCTTAATGGATGGTGTGTGTTGGGGAGTTCGCGAGAGGCGAAGAGGTTTTGGAATGATATTGTGACTTGCAAATGTAAGCCGGATAAATATACGTATGGCATATTCATCAATTCGCTATGTAAATCAGGGAAAATAAGCAGGGCTGTTGAGTTGTTCCAGACAATGTGGGAAAAAGGGTGTAAGCCTGATGTTGCTATTTGCAATTGTATTATTGATGGATTGTGTTTCAAGAAGAGAATTCCCGAAGCTCTTGAGATTTTCCAGGAAATGAATGAGAGAGACTGTTTACCTGACGCTGCCACTTATAATTCGTTGATTAAGAATTTATGCAAGATTAGGAGGATGGAGAAAGTGTATGAGCTTTTAAACGAGATGGAAACGAATGGAGGAGAGAGTTGTTTGCCAAATGCTAGAACTTATGGTTACTTGTTGAATTCCGCCAAGACTTCTGACGAGGCTATTGGGATTTTGGAGAGGATGAACAAAAACAGGTGTAAGATGACCGGAGATATTTACAATTTGTTGTTAAGGTTGTTTATGAGCTGGGATGATCAAGATAAAGTAACGAGTACGTGGGATGAGATGGAGAGGAGCGGATTAGGACCCGATCAACGATCCTATACAATTATGATCCACGGTCTTTACGAAAGGGGAAAACTAGAGGATGCTTTGTCTTATTTTAATGAGATGATATCGAAGAGTTTGGTGCCAGAGCCACAAACGAACAAGTTGGTGGATGTCATGAACAAGTTAAAGGAGAAAGGAAAGGAATCGATGAAGATGGAAATAGCGAAAAGGGGAAGGAAGGATAAGAATACTAGTTAATACATGCTATTTGTTTATGTTACAACTGAGAAATACAAGCACTTGGAGGGGCCTCTCCGGTATGTTAGCGAGCAAAGGTATGGAAACTCTTTTGTTGTGCCGCACACGACTACACTTGTGttatatatagtatgtatttttcttaattgttaCTCTGTAACACACAGAAAACAGCAGATAATTAACTAATGCTATGTATACCCAAAtgactttctttctcttttttccatTGCTGTCTATGTTGATTATAATAGTAATGTTTGCTATTTGAAATTATGCAACTTTGTTCTCTGCTAAActctttataaaatattttctttcgcTGTTTGGAAAAAGTGCTCCTTTTTGCCCTATGAGACCAAAAGCGACTCAAATAAGAGGCCGCGTTAGGATTTGATGTTTTTAGCATTTTGGTGAATTTTTATGCATAATTTATGATGAACATGTTACCATAACGTTGGATTTGCCCTTGTTGATGTCCTCCGTTTCATGTAGATCACCCTAAAATAGCAAATGCAAGTACGATACGATTTGTAACAACTAAgtcaataaattaaaattgaggAAATTATACTAACATATATAGAGACAAATCTAGACCCTTTCCCGGGGGTGGACCCTCTACGTACTGTTGTGGTGCTCCAACAACCGTAAAATCCAATGCAGGCTCGGtataatgatttaaaaatatattaaaaataataaagaagaaagtaCCCTAAAAACTAAGAAGATAACTTAGAATTTTGATTtccatacataatcttaaaacttTAGGCATCAATATGTATGTGTCTTTGAGCCTCCTTGAGACAACCACGACCTTTTTATTTTATGCAAGAGCAAAGTTTGATCAAGTATATATACTATGTTTTATGAAGGAATATCATCAACAACCAAGTTATGATCAAGCAAAGTCGATGATGGTTTAAGCACCAGTACAAGATTAGAGTACTAACAAATCCTATTAAGGAGATACTCATTGTTCATGGTGATCTTTTTATATGCTATATTAGTTTCAGAACTATTGGTCAACAAGGTACCGTTGATTCACCAATATTTGGTGGCATAGGGGGAAATAAAGTTCACAAAGTATGTCAAGTTTTTTTTGTAGTAAACATATGATTTTCTCATGATGCTGTTGtacattttcacaaataattttGTTTTATACATGTCACACTAATATACAATAGTCTTACCCTTTTAGTATACTCTCAGTCCGTCAATTTATGTGAAGTAGTTCGGAAAGTACTAGAATCGAAAGATATGATTTTCTCATGTCACACTAATAGACAATAGTCTTACTCTTTTTAGAGTATTCTCTCAGTCTTAATTTAGATAAAGTTCAGTTACTTTGATACCATAGATTTGTGACGTTACATCTTTTCAACTATTTTAATATCATCATCGCGTTGCAAACAGAAAATGGGCGCGATCAAGTGTATTCAGCCGCGAAGCCCTGGACCTTGGGGCTGGTAGAAAGGTTGGGATGATGGTGTATTAAATCAAGTGCAAGTTTATATGAACACAATAAGCTCAGCTATATCTGGAATTCAAGAATGTAGGCATGTTATTATAGGTGtttattattctctttaatttttcatagtgATTGATATCTATATTGATTGCACATTCATGAGCTTTATGGCTTTATGTTCTTAATTAACCATTCTATTTAAATTACTGTTACATGTTTCATAATGTGTcctgttatattttattttattatcttgtaTTATAGTGTATCACTTCGACGAGTATGTTGTTTGATTTCGGCCCTGTATAATTGATTGGATTGTATCATTTTTTGCcgttaaaataataataataatggtgtGATCGTATAAAACCTGGAGATGCGGGGGATCGAACCCCGTGCCTCTCGCATGCAAAGCGAGCGCTCTACCATTTGAGCTACATCCCCATTTGTCTATTCTGACTAAATATTTTTAgataacattttttattttggagttaaaaaaCACATCAGTATAATATTTAAACATTATTACCATTTGAATAATATTTGGTTGAATTTGTTTTGAAGTTTTTGCGTaggtataattaaaataaatgtaCAAATAGTATACTCGCTTTACTAGCATTTTAGATGAGTTGATCGCACACTTCAATTATAAGAGCATGCAAATTAGTGTCTTGACTTCAAATTTCATTTCCAACCTTTATCAAAACGAATTTCACGTACTTGACCGATCAAAAACAAATCATACCCTTCATATAAGGAGGTACAGTTAAACCTCTCTATAGTGACAACATTTGTTCGAAAATTTCATGGTTGCTACAGAGATATGTTATTAATGTGTATGCTGACATTTGACGTTCAGATCTCATTGAACTGTTATGAACAAAAGTAtgcaaaattagaaagaaaataaatttaaacaaggcaAAAATTAGTAGTCTTTTCCTTGTGTGAAGTTATGAAATAACTTATGTGcacaatttaaattcaattttttctttaaattagatattcgTACTTGAAATTTATTGTGTGCATGACAGTAATTATGATTATCATAAAtactttgaaattttattttgtaaataatatatttcttacaaaatattattacatgGTATTTGAGTATGATGTTATAGAGAGGTAATTTTACAAAGAGTCTATCACTTTAATAAATGTCCTTGTTGTTATAGGTAAAATATCGTCatagagaagtaaaatataacatgaaaaattgaTTCAGAATAAAATCAAACGATATAGTGAAGTGTCGTTATAACGAGGTGACGTCATAGAGAGctcttgtaacaccccgtatttcgggctataataaaaaacattactctgatgcgttgataatcccagagccttaaatcctatgccaatttggcatgtttatgtagtatgtgaatccatttgagcatgaatttagaccattaaggtccttcaactcaaggacgagttgaaactatttcg
Proteins encoded in this window:
- the LOC107866999 gene encoding putative pentatricopeptide repeat-containing protein At3g15200; this translates as MSTRQVYRRIHHLWSFHPIFLRTNKTVPSFHNQIHTVSDEEDNCAAVKVQALLKNEEADKKSVSDIFKSLSQCNFTLSEDFILSVLKRHRSDWKPAFTFFKWVLGSGYSPRTGSFNEIIDILGRMRRFDELNQLFDEMSKRENLVNETTYGIVVNRYAAAHKVDDAIGMFYKRKILGLEPDLIAFQTLLVCLCRYKHVEAAEFLFHNKKNEFKDDIKTWNIILNGWCVLGSSREAKRFWNDIVTCKCKPDKYTYGIFINSLCKSGKISRAVELFQTMWEKGCKPDVAICNCIIDGLCFKKRIPEALEIFQEMNERDCLPDAATYNSLIKNLCKIRRMEKVYELLNEMETNGGESCLPNARTYGYLLNSAKTSDEAIGILERMNKNRCKMTGDIYNLLLRLFMSWDDQDKVTSTWDEMERSGLGPDQRSYTIMIHGLYERGKLEDALSYFNEMISKSLVPEPQTNKLVDVMNKLKEKGKESMKMEIAKRGRKDKNTS